One genomic region from Henningerozyma blattae CBS 6284 chromosome 2, complete genome encodes:
- the TBLA0B00520 gene encoding sorting nexin-8 family protein (similar to Saccharomyces cerevisiae MVP1 (YMR004W); ancestral locus Anc_6.38), producing MNSFDEGNHWNKINESPVLKMNHGWGQNSVPNATNNIFTDVWDSTENLNQMKQPTTSPSGKLLNAVVVEGNKPEEPEFHTPSGNVASTANISPRSDVHTDVVKSNTIINSNNDMELFTDITKQLWYTDLRKSYNPLEENIIHIEDIPELVGLFFKHINYKVRHSIDLNSEGPISSDKTVIRRYSDFVWLRRVLIKKYPFRMVPELPPKKLGAQNTNRKFIEKRRKGLSRFINLIMKHPILQGDELVITFLTVPVELSSWRTQATYDLSDEFTDEKISKEFKNAWKSEYTNKWNIADSNIDLILEVWYKIGMLVERYERRLRETVQEKNMLGTLLDHMSKISIKLYPEDENIGSIDVINNKLQTIRDSLKSTNTFDADESEVYSSIIIPKFKIFVDVINSLKGVFNRYRIIGRNDIVRLKRKVELSMEKLKTIEDQGSNEYLAIQSIIEKDKKTIVDQTNRAWLIRKCLLHEFSMFQETQHLLTDAFLEWIKTKSTFSGLKYEEWKRLLDQLQQT from the coding sequence atgaactCATTCGATGAAGGTAACCACTGGAATAAGATCAATGAATCACCggttttaaaaatgaatcatGGCTGGGGCCAGAACTCAGTCCCAAACGCAACAAACAACATATTCACAGATGTTTGGGATTCAACTGAGAATCTAAATCAGATGAAACAGCCTACCACAAGCCCTTCTGGCAAATTATTGAATGCAGTTGTTGTGGAAGGGAATAAACCTGAAGAACCGGAATTCCATACTCCATCAGGGAATGTTGCCTCTACAGCCAACATTTCCCCTAGGAGTGATGTGCATACTGATGTAGTCAAAAGcaatactattattaatagcaataatgATATGGAATTATTTACAGATATAACTAAACAATTATGGTATACAGATCTACGAAAATCCTATAACCCATTAGAAGAAAACATCATTCACATTGAAGATATCCCTGAACTGGTAGGCTTATTCTTCAAgcatattaattataaagTGAGACATTCTATTGATCTGAATAGCGAAGGCCCAATTTCAAGTGATAAGACTGTAATTAGAAGATATTCGGATTTTGTTTGGCTAAGACGAGTCTTAATCAAGAAATATCCATTCAGAATGGTTCCAGAATTACCACCAAAAAAACTTGGAGCTCAAAACACAAATAGGAAATTTATTGAGAAGAGAAGAAAGGGATTATCGAGATTTATTAACTTAATTATGAAGCATCCTATTTTACAGGGTGATGAATTAGTAATTACATTTTTAACTGTCCCAGTGGAGTTATCTTCATGGAGAACCCAAGCAACTTACGATCTATCTGATGAATTTACTGATGAAAAGATTTCCAAAGAATTTAAGAATGCTTGGAAATCAgaatatacaaataaatGGAATATCGCTGACTCCaatattgatttgattttggAAGTCTGGTACAAAATCGGTATGCTAGTGGAGAGATATGAGAGAAGACTTAGAGAAACCGTTCAAGAGAAGAATATGTTAGGTACTTTATTAGACCACATGTCTAAGATctcaataaaattatacccagaagatgaaaatatagGATCTATCGAtgtcattaataataaattgcAAACGATAAGAGATAGTTTAAAGTCAACTAACACATTCGACGCAGATGAAAGCGAAGTTTATTCATCTATTATAATAcccaaatttaaaatttttgtcgatgtaataaattcattgaAAGGCGTATTTAATAGATACAGAATTATTGGTAGAAATGATATCGTGCggttaaaaagaaaagttgAACTAAGCATggagaaattaaaaacaattgaaGATCAAGGAAGCAATGAATATCTAGCTATTCAGAgtataattgaaaaagataaaaaaactatTGTCGATCAAACTAATCGAGCTTGGCTTATCAGAAAGTGTCTTCTACACGAATTTTCTATGTTCCAGGAGACTCAACACCTCTTGACGGATGCTTTCTTAGAATggataaaaacaaaatctACATTCTCTGGCCTTAAATATGAGGAGTGGAAAAGATTGCTTGACCAATTGCAACAAACATAA
- the TAF4 gene encoding Taf4p (similar to Saccharomyces cerevisiae TAF4 (YMR005W); ancestral locus Anc_6.40), with the protein MVNSPIKRENEDQLNSPNKRNNSNGTLSHSEPAFDLGMGGSPANSNNSNINVGQSPGFQADTPGTPFGNIGSIDNASLPNKSSPATNLLKEDTTGTPTSGVSLALPKKNDKKNKSSTNQQKGGNQPQQADASKMQDVLFSAGVNIREEEALLNSSVNASKSQSSQLANMRSPDHPPFLHPDQLAMFMKKISNEQNFPQNFSRSPDILNLVSSVCEAYMKDIITNALVISRHRRKAVKINSGRRSDVAIALKGMAQLQKKEEERRVKKRIALGLEKEDYENKIDSEETLHRASNMTAGLRAGSKKQYGWLTSSTSKPTNVGSKTSGKVASDIATRGDSGLRFREAREEPGIVMRDLLFALENRRMGTHNIISKGYARIRD; encoded by the coding sequence ATGGTTAATTCTCCTATTAAGCgtgaaaatgaagatcAATTAAACTCTCCAAATAAGAGAAATAACTCCAATGGCACATTATCTCATTCTGAACCTGCATTTGATTTAGGCATGGGCGGCTCTCCCGCAAATAGCAATAACAGCAATATAAATGTTGGTCAATCTCCTGGGTTTCAAGCAGATACTCCAGGAACACCTTTTGGAAATATAGGCTCAATTGATAATGCTAGTTTACCAAATAAATCGTCTCCTGCAACAAACTTACTTAAAGAAGACACGACAGGTACACCTACTTCTGGTGTATCGCTAGCACTCCCCAAAAAGAAtgataaaaagaataaaagtAGCACCAATCAGCAAAAGGGTGGTAATCAACCACAACAAGCAGATGCCAGTAAGATGCAAGATGTACTATTTTCTGCCGGTGTTAATATTAGGGAAGAGGAAGCTCTTCTAAATTCGTCTGTCAACGCTTCAAAATCCCAATCTTCACAATTAGCTAATATGAGATCTCCAGATCATCCACCTTTCTTACACCCAGATCAATTGGCTATgtttatgaaaaaaatatcaaatgaaCAAAATTTTCCACAAAACTTCAGTAGATCTcctgatattttaaatcttgTTTCAAGTGTTTGTGAAGCATATATGAAAGATATAATAACAAATGCACTTGTCATATCAAGGCATAGGCGAAAAGctgtaaaaataaattctgGTAGACGTAGTGATGTTGCAATTGCCTTAAAAGGTATGGCACAACTGcagaaaaaagaagaagaaagacgggtaaagaaaagaattgCCCTGGGGCTAGAGAAAGAAGATTATGAAAATAAGATAGATTCGGAAGAAACTCTTCACAGAGCTTCAAACATGACAGCTGGTCTAAGAGCTGGTAGTAAGAAGCAATATGGCTGGCTAACATCTTCGACAAGTAAGCCAACTAATGTTGGCTCTAAGACGTCTGGTAAGGTCGCATCGGACATTGCTACCAGAGGTGATAGTGGTCTACGTTTTAGAGAAGCAAGAGAAGAACCAGGAATTGTAATGAGAGACTTATTGTTTGCGTTAGAAAATAGAAGAATGGGCACtcataatataatatctaAAGGGTATGCCCGTATAAGGGATTAG
- the TBLA0B00540 gene encoding lysophospholipase family protein (similar to Saccharomyces cerevisiae PLB2 (YMR006C); ancestral locus Anc_6.41), producing the protein MNNILYYFFASLYISISLTCAWSPTNGYAPGRVQCDDNINLVRNASGLSQNETDWLLKRNNVIRPNLRSFLQRTTSNFSNSSGGIFSDILKLLGSNSTNDLKNSSLRMPKIAIGVSGGGYRSLLSGAGMVAAMDNRTNGSLDHGLGGLLQSTSYFAGISGGSWLVGTLGWNNWTSVQAIVNNFSHDDSIWDFSHSAISQGGYNVFKSIDIWKEISDAVDDKMDAHFNASLTDIWGRLISYDFFPTLKQGGVGYTWSTLRDADVFKNAEMPFPIAVSDGRYPDSYIINENSTLFEYNPFELGSWDPTLNSFTDIKYLGTNVSNGKPNETGQCIAGFDNTGFILGSSSTVFNQFILQINRTHIPSGIQDILKHFLRELSDNYDDIAIYAPNPFKDTKFVNRTYSSSLVDSDYLFLVDGGEDLQNIPFVPLLQKERDVDVIFSLDNSADTRNRWPNGTSLVRTYERQFAKQGIDISFPYVPDQNTFVNLGLNKKPTFFGCDAGNMTNLSSIPPLIVYIPNTRNSYKSNTGTFKMNYHKKERLGMIKNGFEAATMKNLTKDGDFAGCIACAVIRRQQQSLGYELPKECESCFSRYCWNGTIANQAVKDDDDDDNNDDDDNQNNNNRNNNDNDNDNDNDNDNDNDNDNDNDNDNDNDNDNDNDNDNDNDNDNDNDNDKDERDNDNDDDNDNNHDNDNDNDNDNDNDKDERDNDNDDDNDNNHDSNHDNDNDNNS; encoded by the coding sequence atgaaTAACATACTCTATTACTTTTTTGCaagtttatatatatcaataTCGCTTACTTGTGCATGGTCTCCAACGAATGGTTATGCTCCTGGTCGTGTTCAATGCGacgataatattaatttagtTAGAAACGCGTCTGGACTATCTCAAAATGAAACCGATTGGTTATTAAAGAGGAATAATGTTATTAGGCCAAATTTACGTAGTTTTTTACAGAGAACCACCTCCAATTTCTCTAATTCCAGTGGAGGTATCTTTTCAGATATCCTAAAATTATTAGGTTCCAACAGCACGAATGacttgaaaaattcatccTTACGTATGCCAAAGATTGCTATTGGTGTTTCCGGCGGTGGTTACCGTTCATTATTAAGTGGTGCAGGTATGGTTGCTGCAATGGATAATAGAACAAATGGCTCTTTGGATCACGGGCTGGGTGGTCTGTTACAAAGTACATCTTATTTTGCAGGTATATCCGGAGGTTCATGGCTAGTCGGTACACTAGGTTGGAATAATTGGACTTCAGTTCAAGCtattgtaaataatttctcTCATGATGATTCAATTTGGGATTTTTCCCATTCTGCTATTTCACAGGGTGGTTATAatgtttttaaatcaattgatatTTGGAAGGAAATTAGTGATGCAGTTGATGATAAAATGGATGCACATTTTAATGCTTCATTAACTGATATTTGGGGCCGTTTAATTTCTTATGATTTCTTCCCAACTTTAAAACAAGGTGGTGTTGGTTATACCTGGTCAACTTTAAGAGATGCAGATGTATTTAAGAATGCAGAAATGCCTTTCCCCATTGCAGTTTCCGATGGTAGGTACCCTGACtcatatattattaatgaaaattctaCTTTATTTGAGTATAACCCATTTGAATTGGGCTCTTGGGATCCAACTTTGAATTCTTTTAcagatattaaatatttaggTACTAACGTTTCTAATGGTAAACCAAATGAAACAGGACAATGCATCGCTGGTTTTGATAATACTGGTTTTATTTTAGGTTCATCCTCAACCGTATTTAACCAgtttattttacaaattaaTAGAACTCATATTCCTTCAGGTATTCAAGATATACTCAAACATTTTTTGAGAGAATTATCTGATAATTATGACGATATTGCAATTTATGCTCCAAATCCATTTAAGGATACTAAATTTGTCAACAGAACttattcttcttctttagtAGATTCtgattatttgtttttggTTGATGGTGGTGAAGATTTACAGAATATTCCATTTGTTCCATTACTACAGAAAGAGCGTGATGTTGatgttattttttcattagataATTCTGCGGATACAAGGAATAGATGGCCAAACGGAACCTCTCTAGTTCGTACATATGAAAGACAGTTTGCCAAGCAAGGtattgatatttctttCCCCTATGTTCCAGATCAGAATACTTTTGTGAATTTGggtttaaataaaaagcCAACTTTTTTTGGTTGTGATGCAGGTAATATGACAAACTTATCTTCAATTCCTCCattaattgtttatattccaaataCACGTAATAGCTATAAGAGTAACACTGGCACatttaaaatgaattatcACAAGAAAGAAAGATTAGGAATGATAAAAAACGGGTTTGAAGCTGCCAccatgaaaaatttaacaaaagaTGGTGATTTCGCAGGATGTATTGCTTGTGCTGTTATTCGAAGACAACAACAAAGTTTGGGCTATGAATTACCAAAGGAATGTGAAAGCTGTTTCAGTAGATATTGTTGGAACGGTACGATAGCTAATCAAGCTGTcaaagatgatgatgatgacgataataatgatgatgatgataaccaaaacaacaacaatagaaataataatgataatgataatgataatgataatgataatgataatgataatgataatgataatgataatgataatgataatgataatgataatgataatgataatgataatgataatgataatgataatgataatgataatgataacgACAAGGATGAGcgtgataatgataatgatgacgACAATGATAACAATCATGATAACGacaatgataatgataatgataatgataacgACAAGGATGAGCGTGATAACGATAATGATGACGACAATGATAACAATCATGATAGCAATCATGATAACGACAATGATAACAATTCATGA
- the TBLA0B00550 gene encoding lysophospholipase family protein (similar to Saccharomyces cerevisiae PLB1 (YMR008C) and PLB3 (YOL011W); ancestral locus Anc_6.42) → MQIYYSITYLLLILSATLAWSPSNGYVPEMVPCASNISLVRNASSLSPNETAWLRKRNEIVRPNLYTFLKNSTSNFTNSSIFSDLFTLLTSNSSSGLRNSTLKQPRIAIAASGGGYRAMFVGAGMIAAMDNRTNGSIEHGLGGLLQSSTYLAGLSGGSWLVGTLAWNNWTSVQDIVNNFTKDDSIWDLSNSIVNPGGVNIFKTSKTWDDISDAVHDKQDAGFNISLTDVWGRALSYNFFPSLYHGGEGYTWSTIRDAQVFQDAQMPFPVVVSDGRYPGTFIINSNATVFEFNPFEMGSWDPTLNAFTDVKYLGTNVTDGKPNVTGKCVAGFDNTGFILGTSSSLFNQFLLQLNTTGLPDFIQDIARHFLIDLSDNSNDIALYAPNPFKDTKFVNRTYSKSLVDSDILYLVDGGEDLENIPLVPLLQKERDVDVIFALDNSADTNQSWPNGTSLVYTYERQFVEQGIDISFPYVPDQNTFVNLGLNKRPTFFGCDSHNMTNLSSIPPLIVYIPNSYHSFESNTSTFKMSYSTKERRSVVQNGFEAATMNNLTDDSQFKACIACAVIRRQQEKNGYNLPLECEGCFSRYCWNGTIANQTVNIPINTTAMSSFSTKSVTKTSSTSTSTKTGSFWDDWF, encoded by the coding sequence atgcaaatatattattctatTACATATCTCTTACTGATCCTTTCTGCCACGTTAGCTTGGTCTCCAAGTAATGGGTACGTCCCTGAGATGGTCCCATGTGCCTCCAATATCTCTCTTGTTCGAAACGCTTCTTCACTTTCTCCCAATGAAACTGCTTGGCTTCGGAAAAGAAATGAAATCGTTAGACCAAACCTATAcacttttttaaaaaattctacTTCCAATTTTACCAATTCTTCGATCTTCTCAGATTTATTCACTTTACTAACTTCGAACTCTTCCAGCGGTCTTCGTAATTCCACTTTAAAACAACCCCGGATAGCTATTGCTGCTTCAGGAGGTGGGTACCGTGCGATGTTTGTTGGTGCAGGTATGATCGCTGCTATGGATAATAGAACTAATGGTTCAATTGAACACGGTCTAGGTGGTCTTCTTCAAAGTTCTACGTATCTTGCCGGCCTTTCAGGTGGATCTTGGCTTGTCGGCACTTTAGCATGGAATAATTGGACCTCAGTACAAGATATTGTCAATAATTTCACTAAGGATGATTCCATTTGGGACCTAAGCAATTCCATTGTTAATCCTGGTGGagttaatatctttaaaacTTCTAAAACTTGGGACGATATTTCTGATGCTGTTCATGACAAACAAGATGCAGGTTTCAACATCTCTCTAACAGATGTTTGGGGTAGAGCTCTTTCTTACAATTTCTTCCCTTCGTTATATCACGGTGGTGAGGGATACACTTGGTCTACAATCAGAGATGCTCAAGTATTCCAAGATGCTCAAATGCCCTTCCCGGTTGTTGTATCTGATGGTAGATATCCAGGcacttttattatcaattccAATGCAACTGTATTTGAATTCAATCCATTCGAAATGGGGTCCTGGGATCCTACTTTGAACGCCTTTACTGATGTTAAATATCTAGGTACCAATGTTACTGATGGTAAACCAAATGTAACGGGAAAATGTGTAGCTGGTTTCGATAATACTGGGTTTATCCTGGGAACATCTTCAAGTTTATTCAATCAATTCTTATTACAATTGAATACAACTGGATTACCAGATTTTATCCAAGATATTGCAAGACATTTCTTGATTGACCTTTCTGACAATTCTAATGATATTGCCTTATACGCTCCAAACCCTTTCAAAGACACTAAATTTGTCAATAGAACATACTCAAAATCATTAGTTGATTCAGATATACTATATCTGGTAGATGGTGGggaagatttagaaaatattccTTTAGTACCACTTTTACAAAAAGAACGTGATGTAGATGTTATCTTTGCATTAGATAACTCTGCTGATACAAATCAATCTTGGCCTAATGGTACTTCTCTTGTATACACATATGAAAGACAATTTGTTGAACAAGGTATTGATATCTCTTTCCCTTATGTCCCAGACCAAAACACTTTTGTTAATTTAGGCTTAAACAAAAGACCAACCTTTTTCGGTTGTGACTCGCATAATATGACAAACTTATCTTCAATCCCACCATTAATCGtttatattccaaattcCTACCACTCTTTTGAGAGTAACACAAGTACATTTAAGATGTCCTATAGTACAAAGGAAAGGCGTTCAGTGGTTCAGAATGGATTTGAAGCTGCTACCATGAATAATTTGACAGATGATTCTCAATTTAAGGCATGCATTGCTTGTGCTGTGATTAGAAGACAACAAGAAAAGAATGGATATAATTTACCATTAGAATGCGAAGGATGTTTCAGCAGATATTGTTGGAACGGCACAATTGCAAACCAAACAGTGAATATACCAATTAACACAACTGCTATGTCAAGCTTTTCTACCAAGAGCGTGACAAAGACAAGTAGTACTTCTACAAGTACAAAGACTGGTTCATTTTGGGATGATTGGTTTTAA